The following are from one region of the Prionailurus bengalensis isolate Pbe53 chromosome A2, Fcat_Pben_1.1_paternal_pri, whole genome shotgun sequence genome:
- the COL7A1 gene encoding LOW QUALITY PROTEIN: collagen alpha-1(VII) chain (The sequence of the model RefSeq protein was modified relative to this genomic sequence to represent the inferred CDS: inserted 1 base in 1 codon): MRLPLLVAALCSGILAGALRVRAQQRERVTCTRLYAADIVFLLDGSSSIGRGNFREVRGFLEGLVLPFSGAASAQGVRFAAVQYSDDPRTEFGLDALGSGSGGEVIRAIRELSYKGGNTRTGAAILHVADHIFLPQLARPGVPKVCILITDGKSQDLVDTAAQRLKGQGVKLFAVGIKNADPEELKRVASQPTSDFFFFVNDFSILRTLLPLVSRRVCTTAGGVPVTLPTDDLTSGPRDLVLSEAGSQSLRVRWTAASGPVTGYKVQYAPLTGLGQPLPGERREVSIPAGETSTQLQGLRPLTEYQVTVVALYANSIGEAVSGTARTTALEGPELTIQNTTAHSLLVAWRSVPGATGYRVTWRVLSGGVTQQQELGPGQGSVLLRDLEPGTDYEVTVSTLLGRSVGSAASLTARTDASVEQTLRPVILGPTSILLSWNLVPEARGYRLEWRRESGLGVPQKVVLPSDVTRYQLDGLQPGTEYRLTLYTLLEGREVATPATVVPTGPELPVGPVTDLKATELPGQRVRVSWSPVPGATEYRITVRSTQGVERTLMLPGSQTAFDLDDVRAGLSYTVRVSARVGSREGGASTLTVRREPETPLAIPGLRVVASDATRVRVAWGPVPGASGFRISWRTDSGPESSQTLPPESTATDIMGLRPGTSYQVAVSALRGREEGPPVVIVARTDPLGPVRTVHVTQTSSSSVTISWNRVPGATGYRVSWHSGHGPEKSQLVSGEATVAELDGLEPDTEYTVHVWPHVAGVDGTPASVVVRTDPAPVGSVSKLQILNASSDVLRVTWVGVTGATAYRLAWGRSEGGPTRQQMLPGNTDSAVIRGLEGGVSYSVRVTALVGDREGAPVSIVVTTPPEAPPALETLRVVQRGEHSLSLRWQPVPGAHGFRLRWRPEGGQEQSRVLGPGISSYELDGLESATPYRVWLSVLGSAGEGPPTEVIARTESPRVPSTELRVVDTSIDSVTLAWTPVSGVSSYILSWQPLRRPGQDIPGASQTLPGISNSQQVTGLEPGISYTFSLTPIREGIRGPEASVTHNPVCPHGQMDVVFLLHTTQDNAHRAEAVKRALERLVSALGPLGPQAIQVGLLSYSHRPSPLFPLNSSYDPNIILQKIRSIPYMDPSGNNLGTAVVTAHRHLLAPDAPGRRQHVPGVMVLLVDEPLRGDIFNPIREAQAAGLRVMILGQAGADPEQLRRLVPGMDPVQTFFAVDDGPSLDRAVSGLATSLCQTALATQPQPEPCTLHCPKGQKGERGEMGLKGQAGPPGPPGLPGRAGAPGPPGPPGSTVAKGERGFPGADGPPGSPGRPGTPGTPGSKGSPGWPGPRGDPGERGPRGPKGEPGDPGRVIGGEGPGLPGQKGDPGPPGLPGSRGPLGDPGPRGPPGLPGTTVKGDKGDRGERGPPGPGDGGTVPGEPGLPGLPGGPGPQGPVGPSGEKGEKGDCEDGAPGLPGQPGSPGERGPRGPPGDIGPKGDRGLKGAVGEIGEKGERGPPGPVGPQGLPGVAGRPGAEGPEGPPGPTGRRGEKGEPGRPGDPAVGPDGAGAKGEKGDVGPTGPRGATGVKGERGPPGLVLQGDPGPKGDPGDRGPIGLTGRAGPPGDSGPPGEKGDPGRPGPPGLAGPRGRDGEVGEKGDEGPPGDPGLPGKAGERGLRGAPGARGPVGEKGDQGDPGEDGRNGSPGPSGPKGDRGEPGLPGPPARLVDMGVGAGEKGEPGDRGQEGPRGPKGDPGPPGAAGERGISGLRGPPGPQGDPGVRGPTGEKGDRGSPGLDGRSGLDGKPGAPGPPGLHGAAGKAGDPGRDGLPGLRGEHGPPGPSGPPGAQGKPGEDGKPGLNGKNGEPGDPGEDGRKGEKGDSGTPGREGHEGPKGERGAPGSPGLQGPPGLPGQVGPSGQGFPGVPGNTGPKGDRGESGPKGEQGLPGERGLRGEPGSVGNVERLLETIGIKTSALREIVETWDESSGSFLPLPDRRRGPKGDPGERGPPGKEGPIGFSGERGLKGDRGDPGPQGPPGLALGERGPPGPPGLAGEPGKPGIPGLPGRAGDAGEAGRPGERGERGEKGERGEQGRDGPPGLPGPPGPPGPKVAVDELGPGLSGVQGXPGLKGTKGDPGSDGDRGPKGDRGVPGIKGDRGEPGQRGLDGSPGLPGERGVAGPEGKPGLQGPRGTPGPVGGHGDPGPPGAPGLAGSTGPQGPSGLKGEPGETGPPGRGLPGPTGAVGLPGPPGPSGLVGPQGAPGLPGQVGETGKPGAPGRDGASGKDGDRGAPGVPGSPGLPGPVGPKGEPGPMGAPGQAVVGPPGAKGEKGAPGGLAGDLVGEPGAKGDRGLPGPRGEKGEAGRAGEPGDPGEDGQKGAPGLKGNKGDPGIGVQGPLGPAGPPGLKGDAGPPGPPGAPGVVGFPGQTGLRGEMGQPGPSGERGLAGLPGREGAPGPLGPPGPPGSAGVPGPSGLKGDKGDPGAGLPGARGERGEPGVRGEDGRPGQEGPRGLTGPPGSRGERGEKGDTGTTGLKGDKGDAAMAVGPPGPRGAKGDMGERGPRGIDGDKGPRGDTGNPGEKGTKGEPGDKGSTGLLGARGLTGPKGEPGAAGIPGDPGSPGKDGTPGIRGDKGDIGFMGPRGLKGERGIKGACGLDGEKGDKGEAGPPGRPGLAGRKGDVGEPGMPGQSGTPGKEGLIGPKGDRGFDGQPGSKGDQGEKGERGPPGIGGFPGPRGNDGSSGPPGPPGSVGPKGSEGLQGQKGERGPPGERVVGAPGAPGAPGERGEQGRPGPAGPRGEKGEAALTEDDIRGFVRQEMSQHCACQGQFIASGSRPLPSYAADTASPQLHPVPVLRVSHAEEEGEVPPEDDEYEYSEYSVEEYQDPEVLQDGDDPCLLPLDEGSCTAYTLRWYHRAVAGGTDACHPFVYGGCGGNANRFGTREACERRCMPRMVQSQGTGAARS, from the exons ATGAGGCTGCCGCTCCTGGTGGCCGCGCTCTGCTCCGGGATCCTGGCAGGGGCGCTCCGAGTGCGGgcccagcagagggagagag tgACCTGCACTCGCCTTTATGCTGCTGACATCGTGTTCCTACTTGATGGCTCTTCGTCTATCGGCCGTGGCAACTTCCGTGAAGTGCGTGGTTTCCTGGAGGGACTGGTGCTTCCATTCTCTGGGGCAGCCAGTGCACAAGGTGTGCGCTTTGCTGCTGTGCAGTATAGCGACGATCCACG GACGGAGTTTGGCCTCGATGCACTTGGCTCAGGCTCAGGGGGCGAGGTGATCCGAGCCATCCGTGAGCTCAGCTACAAGGGGGGCAACACGCGCACGGGGGCTGCAATTCTCCATGTGGCTGACCACATTTTCCTGCCCCAGCTGGCCCGACCTGGTGTCCCCAAG GTCTGCATCCTCATCACAGATGGGAAGTCGCAGGACCTGGTGGATACGGCTGCCCAGCGGCTGAAGGGGCAGGGGGTCAAGCTGTTTGCTGTGG GCATCAAGAATGCCGACCCCGAGGAGCTGAAGCGAGTTGCCTCACAGCCGACCAGtgatttcttcttcttcgtcAACGACTTCAGTATCTTGAGGACACTGCTGCCCCTTGTTTCCCGGAGAGTGTGCACAACTGCTGGTGGTGTACCTGTGACCTTGCCCA CTGATGACTTGACATCTGGGCCACGAGACCTGGTGCTGTCCGAAGCAGGCAGTCAATCCTTGAGAGTACGGTGGACGGCGGCCAGTGGCCCTGTGACTGGCTACAAGGTCCAGTACGCTCCTCTGACAGGGCTGGGACAGCCACTGCCAGGCGAGCGGCGGGAG GTGAGCATCCCAGCTGGTGAGACCAGCACACAGCTGCAGGGTCTTCGGCCACTGACTGAGTACCAAGTGACCGTGGTAGCCCTCTACGCCAACAGCATCGGGGAGGCTGTGAGCGGGACAGCTCGGACCA CTGCCCTGGAGGGGCCAGAGCTGACCATCCAGAATACCACAGCCCACAGCCTCCTGGTAGCCTGGCGGAGTGTTCCAGGTGCCACTGGCTACCGTGTGACATGGCGGGTCCTCAGTG GTGGTGTCACACAGCAGCAGGAGCTGGGCCCTGGGCAGGGGTCAGTGTTGCTGCGTGACCTGGAGCCTGGCACGGACTACGAGGTGACTGTGAGCACCCTGCTCGGCCGTAGCGTAGGATCTGCTGCCTCCCTGACTGCCCGTACTG ACGCTTCCGTTGAACAGACCCTGCGCCCAGTCATCCTGGGGCCCACATCCATTCTCCTTTCCTGGAACTTGGTGCCTGAGGCCCGTGGCTACCGGCTAGAATGGCGGCGTGAGAGTG GCTTGGGGGTGCCACAGAAGGTGGTACTGCCCTCTGATGTGACCCGCTACCAGCTGGATGGGCTGCAACCAGGCACTGAGTATCGCCTCACGCTCTATACTCTGCTGGAGGGCCGCGAGGTAGCCACGCCTGCAACTGTGGTCCCCACCG GGCCAGAGCTGCCCGTGGGCCCTGTGACGGACTTGAAGGCAACAGAGCTTCCTGGGCAGCGGGTGCGAGTATCCTGGAGCCCAGTCCCCGGTGCCACCGAGTACCGCATCACTGTGCGCAGCACACAGG GGGTTGAGCGGACCCTCATGCTTCCTGGGAGTCAAACAGCCTTTGACTTGGATGATGTCCGGGCTGGCCTAAGCTACACTGTGCGGGTGTCTGCTCGAGTGGGCAGCCGCGAGGGCGGTGCCAGCACCCTCACTGTCCGCCGGG AACCGGAAACCCCACTTGCCATCCCAGGGCTACGAGTTGTGGCATCAGATGCAACACGGGTGAGGGTGGCCTGGGGACCTGTTCCTGGAGCCAGTGGATTTCGGATTAGCTGGAGGACAGACAGTG GTCCGGAGTCCAGCCAGACATTGCCCCCAGAATCCACTGCCACAGATATCATGGGGCTACGGCCTGGAACCTCCTACCAGGTGGCTGTGTCAGCACTgcgagggagagaggagggtccCCCTGTGGTCATCGTGGCTCGCACTG ACCCACTAGGCCCAGTGAGGACTGTTCATGTGACGCAGACCAGCAGCTCATCTGTCACCATCTCCTGGAACAGGGTTCCTGGTGCCACGGGATACAGGGTCTCCTGGCACTCAGGCCATG GCCCAGAGAAATCCCAGTTGGTTTCTGGAGAGGCCACAGTGGCTGAACTGGATGGGCTGGAGCCAGATACGGAGTACACGGTGCATGTGTGGCCTCATGTGGCCGGTGTGGATGGGACACCCGCCTCTGTGGTTGTGAGGACAG ACCCCGCGCCCGTGGGCAGTGTGTCGAAGCTGCAGATCCTCAATGCCTCCAGTGATGTTCTGCGGGTCACCTGGGTCGGGGTCACTGGAGCCACAGCCTACAGACTGGCCTGGGGCCGGAGCGAGG GTGGCCCCACAAGACAGCAGATGCTCCCAGGAAACACGGACTCCGCCGTAATACGGGGCCTCGAAGGCGGAGTCAGCTACTCGGTGCGAGTGACTGCTCTTGTGGGGGACCGTGAGGGAGCACCGGTCTCCATTGTCGTCACCACGC CGCCTGAGGCTCCGCCAGCCCTGGAGACACTTCGCGTAGTGCAGCGAGGCGAGCACTCGCTGAGTCTGCGCTGGCAGCCAGTGCCGGGGGCACACGGCTTCCGTCTGCGTTGGCGACCCGAGG GTGGCCAGGAACAGTCCCGGGTCTTGGGGCCCGGTATCAGCAGCTATGAACTGGATGGGCTGGAATCAGCAACCCCATACCGAGTGTGGCTGAGCGTTTTGGGGTCAGCTGGAGAAGGGCCCCCCACAGAAGTGATTGCACGCACTG AGTCACCCCGGGTGCCAAGCACTGAACTGCGTGTGGTGGACACTTCAATTGACTCAGTGACTCTGGCCtggaccccagtgtctggagtaTCCAGCTATATTCTGTCCTGGCAGCCGCTCAGACGCCCTGGCCAAG ACATCCCTGGGGCCTCACAGACACTTCCAGGGATCTCGAACTCCCAGCAGGTGACAGGGCTAGAACCTGGCATCTCCTATACCTTCTCGTTGACACCGATCCGGGAGGGTATACGGGGTCCTGAGGCCTCTGTCACACACAACCCAG TGTGTCCCCATGGCCAGATGGATGTGGTGTTCCTGCTGCACACCACTCAGGACAATGCTCATCGTGCAGAGGCCGTAAAGCGAGCCCTGGAGCGTCTGGTGTCTGCGCTTGGGCCTCTTGGGCCACAGGCAATCCAG GTTGGCCTCCTGTCCTACAGTCATCGGCCCTCCCCACTGTTCCCACTGAATAGCTCCTATGATCCTAACATCATCCTGCAGAAGATCCGCAGCATCCCTTACATGGACCCAAGTGGGAACAACCTGG GCACAGCTGTGGTTACTGCTCACAGACACCTATTAGCACCAGATGCTCCCGGGCGCCGCCAGCATGTACCAGGGGTAATGGTTTTGCTAGTAGATGAGCCCTTGAGAGGTGACATCTTCAACCCTATCCGTGAGGCCCAGGCTGCTG GGCTCAGAGTGATGATACTGGGCCAGGCTGGAGCTGACCCGGAACAGTTGCGTCGCTTGGTGCCAGGCATGGACCCTGTCCAGACTTTCTTTGCTGTGGATGACGGTCCAAGCTTGGACCGGGCAGTCAGTGGTTTGGCAACATCCCTGTGTCAGACAGCCTTGGCCACTCAG CCACAGCCAGAGCCTTGCACATTGCATTGTCCAAAG GGTCAGAAAGGGGAACGTGGAGAGATG GGCCTGAAAGGACAAGCCGGGCCTCCTGGCCCCCCCGGCCTCCCG gGCAGGGCTGGTGCTCCTGGACCCCCAGGGCCTCCTGGAAGTACCGTTGCAAAGGGTGAGAGG GGCTTTCCTGGGGCAGATGGGCCTCCAGGCAGCCCTGGCCGCCCTGGGACTCCTGGAACCCCTGGCTCCAAG GGCTCCCCAGGGTGGCCTGGCCCTCGTGGAGATCCA GGAGAGCGAGGACCTCGAGGCCCAAAGGGGGAGCCG GGAGATCCCGGGCGAGTCATTGGAGGCGAAGGCCCAGGGCTTCCTGGGCAGAAAGGGGACCCTGGACCTCCA GGCCTCCCTGGATCCCGTGGCCCACTGGGGGACCCAGGACCCCGTGGTCCCCCAGGACTTCCTGGAACGACTGTGAAG GGTGACAAAGGCGATCGTGGGGAGCGG GGCCCCCCAGGACCAGGTGATGGTGGCACTGTTCCAGGGGAGCCTGGGCTGCCG GGTCTTCCTGGAGGCCCTGGACCCCAAGGCCCAGTTGGCCCCtctggagagaaaggagaaaag GGTGACTGTGAGGATGGAGCCCCAGGCCTCCCAGGACAACCTGGGAGCCCGGGTGAGCGG GGCCCACGAGGACCTCCTGGGGACATTGGCCCCAAA GGTGACCGAGGCCTGAAAGGGGCTGTGGGTGAGATTGGCGAGAAG GGTGAACGTGGACCCCCCGGCCCAGTGGGACCGCAG GGGCTGCCTGGAGTGGCTGGACGTCCGGGAGCTGAGGGGCCCGAA GGGCCGCCAGGACCCACCGGCCGCAGAGGAGAGAAG GGGGAGCCTGGTCGCCCTGGGGACCCTGCAGTG GGACCTGATGGTGCTGGGGCCAAAGGAGAGAAG GGAGATGTGGGGCCCACGGGGCCTAGAGGAGCTACAGGAGTCAAAGGGGAGCGG GGCCCGCCTGGCTTGGTTCTTCAAGGAGACCCTGGCCCCAAAGGAGACCCTGGAGACCGG GGTCCCATTGGCCTGACAGGCAGAGCAGGACCCCCG GGTGACTCAGGACctcctggagagaagggagaCCCTGGGCGGCCTGGCCCCCCAGGACTTGCCGGCCCCCGAGGACGAGAT GGTGAAGTTGGAGAGAAAGGTGATGAAGGTCCCCCG GGTGACCCAGGTTTGCCTGGAAAAGCTGGCGAACGTGGCCTTCGG ggggcacctggagcTCGGGGACCTGTGGGTGAGAAGGGAGACCAAGGAGATCCTGGAGAGGATGGACGAAAC GGCAGCCCTGGACCATCTGGACCCAAGGGTGACCGTGGGGAGCCG GGTCTCCCGGGACCCCCTGCACGGCTG gtAGACATGGGAGTTGGAGCTGGAGAGAAG GGAGAGCCGGGGGACCGTGGACAGGAGGGTCCTCGAGGACCCAAGGGTGACCCAGGCCCCCCTGGAGCTGCTGGGGAGAGG GGCATCAGTGGACTCCGGGGGCCCCCAGGCCCTCAG GGGGACCCAGGTGTCCGAGGCCCAACaggagagaag GGTGACCGGGGTTCACCTGGCCTGGATGGCCGCAGTGGGCTAGATGGTAAACCAGGAGCCCCTGGCCCCCCCGGGCTGCAT GGTGCTGCAGGcaaagctggagacccagggagagAC GGGCTTCCAGGCCTCCGAGGAGAACACGGACCCCCTGGCCCGTCTGGCCCCCCTGGAGCCCAG GGAAAGCCAGGAGAGGATGGCAAGCCTGGCCTGAATGGGAAAAAT GGGGAACCTGGGGACCCTggagaagatggaaggaag ggagagaagggagattcAGGCACCCCCGGGAGAGAA GGCCATGAGGGTCCCAAGGGTGAGCGTGGAGCTCCTGGTAGCCCTGGACTCCAGGGtcccccaggcctccctgggCAGGTGGGCCCTTCTGGCCAG GGTTTTCCTGGGGTTCCAGGAAACACAGGCCCCAAG GGTGACCGTGGGGAGAGTGGACCCAAAGGGGAACAG GGCCTTCCGGGAGAACGTGGCCTGAGAGGAGAACCTGGGAGCGTGGGG AATGTGGAGCGGTTGCTGGAAACGATTGGCATCAAG ACATCTGCCCTGCGAGAGATCGTGGAGACCTGGGATGAGAGCTCCGGCAGCTTCCTGCCCTTGCCTGACCGGCGCCGTGGTCCTAAGGGGGACCCAGGCGAGCGGGGCCCCCCAGGCAAGGAG GGACCCATTGGCTTTTCTGGAGAACGTGGGCTGAAGGGAGATCGTGGAGACCCTGGCCCTCAGGGGCCACCAGGCCTGGCTCTTGGGGAAAGGGGCCCCCCTGGACCTCCCGGCCTTGCCGGGGAGCCTGGAAAGCCTGGTATTCCTGGGCTCCCAGGCCGGGCTGGGGAcgcaggggaggcaggaaggccaggAGAGAGG GGAGAacgaggagagaaaggagaacgTGGGGAACAG GGCAGAGATGGCCCTCCTGGCCTCCCTGGACCTCCCGGCCCTCCTGGCCCCAAG GTGGCTGTGGATGAGCTAGGTCCTGGACTCTCTGGAGTGCAAG CCCCTGGACTCAAAGGCACTAAG GGGGATCCAGGCAGTGATGGCGACCGAGGCCCCAAGGGAGACAGG GGTGTGCCAGGCATCAAGGGAGACCGGGGAGAGCCTGGACAGAGGGGTCTTGATGGCAGCCCG GGTCTACCAGGAGAGCGTGGTGTGGCTGGGCCTGAAGGGAAGCCG GGTTTGCAAGGTCCAAGGGGGACCCCTGGCCCAGTG GGTGGCCACGGAGACCCTGGACCTCCTGGTGCCCCG GGCCTTGCTGGCTCCACAGGACCCCAGGGTCCTTCTGGCCTGAAG GGGGAGCCTGGAGAGACAGGACCACCAGGACGG GGCCTGCCCGGACCCACCGGGGCTGTGGGACTTCCTGGCCCTCCTGGCCCTTCAGGCCTCGTG GGTCCTCAAGGGGCACCGGGTCTGCCTGGACAAGTG ggggagacagggaagcCGGGAGCCCCAGGTCGTGATGGTGCCAGTGgcaaagatggagacagaggagctCCTGGTGTGCCG GGGTCGCCAGGTCTGCCCGGCCCTGTTGGACCTAAAGGAGAGCCTGGACCCATGGGGGCTCCTGGACAG GCTGTGGTCGGGCCCCctggagcaaagggagagaag GGAGCCCCCGGAGGCCTTGCTGGAGACCTGGTGGGAGAGCcg GGAGCCAAAGGTGATCGAGGACTGCCAGGGCCTCGGGGCGAGAAG GGTGAAGCTGGCCGTGCAGGGGAGCCTGGAGACCCTGGGGAAGAT GGTCAAAAAGGGGCTCCTGGACTCAAGGGTAATAAG GGTGACCCAGGAATCGGGGTCCAGGGCCCCCTTGGGCCAGCTGGTCCTCCAGGTCTGAAG GGAGATGCGGGCCCCCCTGGGCCCCCTGGTGCTCCTGGTGTTGTCGGATTCCCCGGTCAGACAGGCCTTCGTGGAGAGATGGGTCAGCCAGGCCCCAGTGGAGAGCGG GGTCTGGCAGGTCtcccggggagagagggagccccAGGTCCCTTGGGGCCACCTGGACCACCAGGGTCAGCG GGAGTGCCCGGGCCCTCTGGACTCAAAGGAGACAAG GGAGACCCTGGAGCAGGGCTGCCCGGGGCCCGAGGCGAGCGTGGGGAACCTGGTGTCCGG GGTGAAGACGGCCGTCCTGGCCAGGAGGGACCCCGAGGACTCACG GGGCCCCCGGGCAGCCGGGGGGAACGTGGGGAGAAG GGTGACACTGGAACTACAGGGCTAAAGGGTGACAAG GGTGATGCAGCCATGGCTGTGGGGCCTCCAGGGCCACGGGGTGCCAAAGGGGACATG GGCGAACGAGGGCCTCGGGGCATAGATGGTGACAAAGGACCTCGAGGAGACACTGGGAACCCTGGAGAGAAG GGCACCAAGGGAGAGCCTGGTGACAAGGGCTCAACCGGGTTGCTGGGAGCTCGTGGACTCACAGGACCCAAG GGTGAACCTGGTGCTGCAGGGATCCCAGGTGACCCG GGATCACCAGGAAAGGATGGAACCCCTGGTATCCGAGGCGACAAAGGAGATATTGGCTTCATGGGTCCCCGGGGCCTCAAG GGTGAACGAGGGATAAAGGGGGCCTGTGGCCTTGACGGAGAGAAGGGAGATAAG GGAGAAGCTGGTCCCCCTGGCCGCCCTGGGCTGGCAGGACGCAAGGGAGATGTG gGGGAGCCGGGTATGCCGGGCCAGTCGGGGACCCCTGGAAAGGAGGGCCTGATTGGTCCCAAG GGTGATCGAGGCTTTGATGGGCAGCCAGGATCCAAGGGTGACCAGGGTGAGAAAGGGGAGCGG GGGCCCCCAGGAATTGGGGGCTTCCCAGGTCCCAGGGGCAATGATGGCTCTAGTGGCCCCCCTGGGCCACCTGGCAGTGTTGGTCCCAAAGGCTCTGAAGGACTTCAGGGCCAGAAG GGTGAGCGAGGTCCCCCTGGAGAGAGAGTGGTGGGtgcccctggggcccctggggcccctggagagagaggggagcag GGGCGGCCAGGGCCCGCTGGCCCCCGCGGGGAAAAGGGAGAAGCTGCGTTAACA GAGGATGACATTCGGGGCTTTGTGCGTCAGGAGATGAGTCAGCATTGTG cctGCCAGGGCCAGTTTATTGCATCTGGATCAC GACCCCTCCCTAGTTATGCTGCAGACACTGCCAGCCCCCAGCTCCACCCTGTGCCTGTGCTCCGGGTCTCTCATGcagaggaggaag GCGAGGTGCCCCCAGAGGACGATGAATATGAATATTCTGAGTATTCTGTGGAGGAATACCAAGACCCTGAAGTTCTTCAGGATGGTGATG ACCCCTGCTTGCTTCCACTGGATGAGGGCTCCTGCACTGCCTACACCCTGCGCTGGTACCATCGAGCTGTGGCAGGTGGCACAGATGCCTGTCATCCCTTTGTCTATGGCGGCTGTGGAGGGAATGCGAATCGTTTTGGGACCCGTGAGGCCTGTGAGCGCCGCTGCATGCCCCGCATGGTCCAGAGCCAGGGAACAG